From the genome of Pradoshia eiseniae:
CTTCCAGTGCTTTGCCGACATATTTGTGAGATACCGGCTTAGCGATTCTGCTAGGCTCGCCTGATTCTTGCATGAAGCGGGCGCGCTTAGCTGCCACAGACACTAGTGAATACTTCGAATCGATTTTTGTTAACAATGAGTCAATAGATGGATATAACATATTATTTTTCTTCCTCCAATAATTTTCTGTATCGTTTTTCCACACGCTCGCGTCTGAGGTGTTCCGCAACAACGATGGCGTTGATTCGCTCACAAGCATGCTCGACACGATCATTCTCGACCACATAATCATATAAGTTCATCATTTCAATTTCTTCCCGAGCCGCTTTCATACGGTTGCGAATTAATTCGTCCGTTTCTGTCCCTCTCGTCACGATACGATTCTCCAATTCCTTCAAGCTTGGAGGAGCCAGGAAAATAAACAATCCATCAGGGAATTTATCTCTGACTTGCTTTGCCCCCTGTACCTCAATCTCAAGGAAGACATCCTTCCCTTCCTCCAAGGTCTTCTTAACATACTCAATCGGAGTCCCATAGTAATTGCCGACATATTCAGCATGCTCAAGCAGCTCATCATTGGCAATCATATCTTCAAATTGCTCACGCGACTTGAAGAAATAATCTACCCCATGGACCTCTCCTTCCCTTGGCTTACGGGAAGTTGCCGAGATTGAATACTCAAAATTGACATCCGGCTGGTCAAAAATAGCTTTCCTGACCGTTCCTTTCCCAACCCCAGAGGGTCCTGATAACACAATTAACAATCCTTTTTCTTCCAACACTTTCACCTATCCTTCTGACACACTTTCATCACGATCATGCAATCTGGCCGCAACCGTTTCGGGCTGCACAGCTGATAAGACAACATGGTCACTGTCTGTAATGATAACTGCGCGCGTTCTTCTTCCATACGTAGCATCTACCAAAGAGCCCTTATCCCTTGCATCCTGGATAATCCTTTTAATAGGCGCTGACTCCGGACTAACAATGGTTACAATACGATTGGCGGAAACGATATTCCCAAAACCGATATTGATTAATTTGATTGACATTGATTAGCCTCCATCCCTATTGTTTGCTTGTATGTATAGTGATAAACTCTGTTTATTCTACATTTTGGACTTGTTCTTTCATTTTTTCGAGAATGGCCTTCATCTCAACCACTTCTTTTGCGATTCCGGAATCACTTGCCTTTGAACCAATCGTATTGGTTTCCCGGTTCATCTCTTGGATGATGAAGTCAAGTTTTCTTCCCGTCGGCCCAGATCCCTCGAGCCCCTCCATAAATTGAGCAATATGGCTTTTAAGCCTGGAGATTTCTTCATGTATATCCGCTTTATCGGTAAATAAGGCAATCTCCGTAAGGAGTCTATTTTTATCATAAGCATCTCCAACCGCTTCTTCAAGCTTTTGCTTCAATCGGGCTTCATATGCCTTTGGCACAGCAGGAGCCAGCTTTTCAACTGCTTCAAGTTCTGCCTTTAGCCTTTCTATATGTCCGATAAGATCCTCCTTCAGAAACTGGCCTTCCTTCTCGCGCATCGAAGAAAGATGAGCGACCGCTTCCTCCACCGTCTTTAGTAGCATCCCCTCAAGAGTGGAGTTGTCCTGCTCTTTCTCCTCTACCTGAATAAAGTGTTCAAGCTGCAGAAGATCGGTCAGCTGAGTTTCCGTAAAGGCGCTGTATCTGCTGTTGAATTCAGTTGATATATTCATGATCTGGTCCATTAGTTCCCAGTTAGGCGTTACAACCCTCTTTACAGCCCCTTCACCTTGAAGACTGATAAAGACCTCAATTCTACCCCTTTGTAACTTTTGCTGAATAATCTTTTTAATTCTGTCTTCATACATCATTAATTGTCGAGGCGATCGGATACTGCATTCAAAAAAACGATGATTCACACTTTTCATTTCCACGGTGATAACCAATGCTTCATCTTCGTTTTTTGCTCTTCCATAACCAGTCATGCTTAAGATCATTTTAGCCACAGCTCCAATCTATATCGTTTCATTCAAGAAATGAAACCATATAAAAATAAAAAGGTAATAGAGTACCCTCTACTACCTTAAAAATTATATCACAATTTATTTGGATTTACTTACATAAAATGTCCCAGCCAGTAAAAAAGTTGGAATCGAAGCCATACCAAGGATTAACAGCCAATCCCTTGGGGCAATCGAGACTGTATGGAACACTTGCTGAAGCGGCGGATAATAGAGGGCGATGACCATCAAAACGATGGACGAGACGACAGCCCACACAAGATACATATTCCCAAACGGATTCCGTGAAAAGATGGACTTTTCGCTCCGGCAATCAAACACATGGATCAGCTGTGCTAGCACCAATGTCGCAAATGCCACCGTCTGGGCATATTGGAGATTATCCGGATTTGACTTATAGACGGTCATGAACGCTAGCAGAGTTGCCGAGCCAATCAAAAATCCCCTCGAAATGACTTTCCAGCCCAGCCCCCTGGCGAAAACCCCTTCCTTCGGATGTCTTGGCGGGCGTTTCATCACATTTTCCTCGGGCTTATCAAGCCCAAGTGCCATGGCAGGCAGCCCATCTGTCACAAGATTGACCCATAGAATTTGGATTGGCAATAGCGGCAGCGGAAGGCCGATAATCATCGCAAACAGCATCACGAGAATCTCTCCTACATTCGAGGCAAGCAAGTACCGAATGAACTTACGGATATTCTCGTAGATGTTCCGCCCTTCCTTAATGGCTGCTTTGATCGTGGCAAAATTATCATCCAGCAGGATCAACGCAGAAGTCTCCTTGGCGACATCGGTCCCGGAGATTCCCATGGCAATTCCAATATCAGCCGCCTTGATTGCCGGTGCATCATTGACTCCATCCCCAGTCATGGCGACAATATGTCCTCTGCCTTGGAAGGCTGATACGATTTTAAGCTTATGTT
Proteins encoded in this window:
- a CDS encoding YicC/YloC family endoribonuclease, whose protein sequence is MILSMTGYGRAKNEDEALVITVEMKSVNHRFFECSIRSPRQLMMYEDRIKKIIQQKLQRGRIEVFISLQGEGAVKRVVTPNWELMDQIMNISTEFNSRYSAFTETQLTDLLQLEHFIQVEEKEQDNSTLEGMLLKTVEEAVAHLSSMREKEGQFLKEDLIGHIERLKAELEAVEKLAPAVPKAYEARLKQKLEEAVGDAYDKNRLLTEIALFTDKADIHEEISRLKSHIAQFMEGLEGSGPTGRKLDFIIQEMNRETNTIGSKASDSGIAKEVVEMKAILEKMKEQVQNVE
- the gmk gene encoding guanylate kinase produces the protein MEEKGLLIVLSGPSGVGKGTVRKAIFDQPDVNFEYSISATSRKPREGEVHGVDYFFKSREQFEDMIANDELLEHAEYVGNYYGTPIEYVKKTLEEGKDVFLEIEVQGAKQVRDKFPDGLFIFLAPPSLKELENRIVTRGTETDELIRNRMKAAREEIEMMNLYDYVVENDRVEHACERINAIVVAEHLRRERVEKRYRKLLEEEK
- the rpoZ gene encoding DNA-directed RNA polymerase subunit omega; this translates as MLYPSIDSLLTKIDSKYSLVSVAAKRARFMQESGEPSRIAKPVSHKYVGKALEEINTGDLSYKVVSDEIVER
- the remA gene encoding extracellular matrix/biofilm regulator RemA gives rise to the protein MSIKLINIGFGNIVSANRIVTIVSPESAPIKRIIQDARDKGSLVDATYGRRTRAVIITDSDHVVLSAVQPETVAARLHDRDESVSEG